In a single window of the Desulfomicrobium macestii genome:
- a CDS encoding type II toxin-antitoxin system HigB family toxin: MHVISVKLLRDYWERTPENAYGRDPLSAWYRIAKGQRWKTPMDVKASFGNASIRPGGRVVFNCAGNKLRIVTSINYAAGVVYVKFVGSHPEYDPIADF; this comes from the coding sequence ATGCACGTCATCTCTGTCAAATTGCTGCGTGATTATTGGGAAAGGACGCCAGAAAACGCCTATGGCCGTGATCCGCTGTCCGCGTGGTACAGGATCGCCAAAGGACAGAGATGGAAAACCCCCATGGATGTGAAGGCTTCCTTTGGAAACGCCAGCATCCGGCCTGGGGGACGCGTGGTTTTCAACTGCGCAGGCAACAAGCTCAGAATCGTGACGTCCATCAATTATGCGGCAGGGGTCGTCTACGTGAAGTTCGTAGGCAGTCATCCGGAGTACGACCCCATAGCTGACTTTTGA